In Thermoprotei archaeon, a single window of DNA contains:
- the nuoH gene encoding NADH-quinone oxidoreductase subunit NuoH — translation MDPIQLINYIITDILSGGPIFQAIVFPGLVLTLILAIVLVWLERKIAARVQMRIGPLHAGGPGGILQPIADFVKFATKELIIPEYVDRPMFYLMPIFAFVLAFLPLAFIPLSERFIIVPSNLGMMLVIATTILFPILLLLTGWISNSKFAFIGGIRGAYQQIAYELLIWFSILPIAILAHSFNLIDVVNVQAKSTWFIIYQPIGAFIFFIAMLAETGRLPYDLPEAEQEIAAGWYVEYTGTFFALFMASELYVKLYVLSLFYSILYLGGWLPGFGSPEIWTLAKAMIIMILVFILRAAFPRTKIRNFLELAWTKLLPLTMLNLLITLIIIWAGLAPGGV, via the coding sequence ATGGATCCAATACAATTAATTAATTATATCATCACTGATATTTTAAGCGGAGGCCCCATATTTCAAGCAATAGTATTCCCAGGATTAGTCTTGACATTAATTTTAGCAATAGTACTAGTATGGCTTGAGAGGAAAATCGCTGCTAGAGTTCAAATGAGAATTGGACCATTACACGCAGGTGGTCCTGGAGGTATTCTACAACCAATAGCCGATTTCGTGAAATTTGCAACAAAAGAGCTTATAATACCTGAGTATGTAGATAGACCAATGTTTTATTTAATGCCAATATTCGCCTTTGTGCTAGCATTCTTACCTCTCGCGTTCATACCGTTAAGTGAGAGGTTCATCATAGTTCCCTCCAACTTAGGAATGATGTTAGTAATTGCCACAACCATACTATTCCCAATACTACTGTTATTAACAGGGTGGATCAGTAATAGTAAGTTCGCGTTCATAGGGGGTATTAGAGGAGCCTATCAACAAATTGCATATGAATTGCTCATATGGTTCTCAATACTTCCTATAGCAATTCTCGCACATTCATTTAACTTAATTGATGTTGTTAACGTGCAAGCCAAATCCACGTGGTTCATAATATATCAACCAATAGGTGCTTTCATCTTCTTCATAGCCATGCTCGCAGAGACAGGGAGACTCCCATATGATTTACCTGAGGCAGAACAAGAAATTGCCGCCGGATGGTATGTTGAGTATACTGGGACATTCTTTGCACTCTTTATGGCATCAGAACTCTACGTGAAACTCTATGTACTTTCGTTATTCTATTCAATATTGTACCTAGGTGGATGGCTACCAGGTTTCGGTTCACCAGAAATATGGACATTAGCTAAAGCTATGATTATCATGATCTTAGTTTTTATCTTAAGGGCTGCATTTCCAAGAACTAAGATAAGAAACTTTTTAGAATTGGCTTGGACTAAATTATTACCACTAACAATGCTTAACCTCCTCATAACACTAATCATTATTTGGGCTGGTTTAGCTCCTGGAGGTGTCTAA
- a CDS encoding NADH-quinone oxidoreductase subunit D: MGSSISKKDIARKIEQLTEAEAIVTENEMIVSIGPQHSGAGHFRIILKLDGDVIVDAIPDPGFVHRSYEKLAENMTYIHNVPLAEKPNHADPANLVMGYVRTVEELSGIEVPERAQYIRTILCEISRIMSHLYFFGIFGIFLNHSTMFMWALGDRDLFADLGQMLTGARITYAFFLAGGVYRDIPQGFEEKTLKTLDYFEKHLKDYEKIFMDNPILQERTVGIGVLKPEDAIKLGVVGPVVRGSGIKHDVRKDDPYAAYDKIDFEIPSFKEGDSYSRVMVRFRELQESVKIIRQALRDMPPGPIRNPPGRLIPRWPVKVGEYYSRAEAARGEVGFYLVSDGTEKPYRLKMASPSFRNMPAIPFLLRGATLADLPAIYMSLDYWGPEADR; this comes from the coding sequence ATGGGAAGTAGCATAAGTAAGAAAGATATTGCAAGAAAAATTGAACAACTAACAGAGGCTGAGGCAATAGTAACAGAAAATGAAATGATAGTAAGTATCGGACCTCAACATTCAGGCGCAGGACACTTTAGAATAATCCTTAAACTTGACGGTGATGTTATAGTTGACGCAATACCTGACCCAGGTTTTGTGCATAGAAGTTATGAAAAATTGGCAGAAAACATGACATACATCCATAACGTTCCATTAGCTGAAAAGCCAAATCATGCAGATCCAGCCAATTTAGTAATGGGCTACGTTAGAACAGTCGAGGAGCTCTCAGGCATAGAAGTACCTGAGCGAGCACAGTACATTAGAACAATATTATGTGAAATTAGCAGAATAATGAGTCACCTCTACTTCTTTGGAATATTCGGTATATTCTTAAACCATTCAACAATGTTCATGTGGGCATTAGGAGATAGAGATTTATTTGCTGATCTGGGCCAAATGCTCACAGGCGCGAGAATAACCTATGCATTTTTCCTAGCTGGTGGTGTTTATCGAGATATACCACAAGGATTCGAAGAAAAGACGTTAAAAACTCTTGACTATTTCGAAAAACACTTAAAAGATTATGAAAAAATATTCATGGATAATCCAATACTTCAGGAAAGAACAGTAGGAATAGGAGTCCTGAAACCGGAGGATGCTATTAAGTTGGGAGTGGTAGGACCTGTAGTGAGAGGGTCTGGAATAAAGCACGATGTAAGAAAGGATGATCCTTACGCAGCATACGATAAGATAGATTTCGAAATACCGTCTTTTAAAGAAGGAGATTCATATTCAAGAGTCATGGTCAGATTTAGAGAGTTACAGGAGAGTGTTAAAATCATCAGACAAGCATTAAGAGACATGCCACCAGGTCCCATAAGAAATCCACCAGGCCGTTTAATTCCACGATGGCCAGTAAAAGTTGGAGAATATTATAGCAGAGCTGAGGCGGCACGAGGAGAAGTAGGATTTTATCTAGTAAGTGATGGAACAGAAAAACCATACCGATTAAAAATGGCATCACCATCCTTTAGAAATATGCCAGCAATACCCTTCTTATTAAGAGGAGCAACATTAGCTGACCTACCAGCAATATATATGAGCCTTGATTACTGGGGACCTGAGGCAGACAGGTGA
- a CDS encoding NADH-quinone oxidoreductase subunit C, with the protein MTQTQQIIPLQNIIDKIANELKDIVIEKSIPNPRRATITVKPEGIEKAAQLLKSEGFEVVASVSGVDYIKEKKFAVVYHLLSRTKPELKSVVVVLKTYIDRDKPEIPTLVNVWESALYHERETHEMYGIIFKGHPNLGPLLLEDWNGPPPLRKDYGVRREEQWEVA; encoded by the coding sequence GTGACTCAAACCCAACAGATTATCCCACTCCAAAATATAATAGATAAAATAGCTAACGAGTTAAAGGATATTGTCATCGAAAAATCCATACCTAATCCAAGACGAGCAACGATCACTGTAAAACCTGAAGGAATAGAAAAGGCTGCACAACTTTTAAAGAGTGAAGGATTCGAGGTTGTTGCATCAGTATCAGGAGTAGATTACATAAAAGAGAAGAAATTCGCCGTCGTTTACCACCTTTTATCAAGAACAAAACCTGAACTAAAAAGTGTTGTAGTAGTGCTCAAAACATACATTGATAGAGATAAACCCGAAATACCTACACTAGTCAACGTTTGGGAAAGTGCATTATACCATGAACGAGAAACCCATGAAATGTATGGAATAATATTCAAGGGTCATCCAAACCTTGGCCCATTGCTACTTGAGGATTGGAATGGACCACCACCGCTCAGAAAAGATTATGGTGTGAGAAGGGAGGAACAATGGGAAGTAGCATAA
- the nuoB gene encoding NADH-quinone oxidoreductase subunit NuoB yields the protein MVEGTALLGKLDNLARTLTGKIAEMKTIRDILNWGRAYSLWPVHLVTSCCSVALAAGSGARFDYERFGVLPYGSLRQNDLIIIEGTLSYKMAKRVRYIYDQMPDPKYVIAIGACALAGGIFRDAYNVVHDVSKVVPVDVFVPGCPPRPEALGRAVVLLQNKIRKMKLNGESFEPFVVT from the coding sequence ATTGTGGAAGGTACAGCGTTACTCGGAAAGTTAGATAATTTAGCTAGAACTCTAACAGGAAAAATAGCTGAAATGAAAACAATCAGAGATATTCTTAATTGGGGGAGAGCATATTCATTATGGCCAGTGCACCTAGTAACCTCATGTTGTAGCGTAGCATTAGCAGCAGGGTCAGGAGCACGATTCGATTACGAAAGATTCGGAGTATTACCTTATGGATCCTTAAGACAAAATGATTTAATAATAATAGAGGGAACATTAAGCTACAAGATGGCAAAAAGAGTACGCTATATCTATGATCAAATGCCCGATCCTAAGTACGTAATAGCAATAGGTGCATGCGCTCTAGCAGGAGGAATCTTTAGAGATGCATACAATGTTGTACATGATGTAAGCAAAGTAGTACCAGTTGATGTATTCGTACCAGGATGTCCACCACGACCAGAAGCACTAGGAAGAGCGGTCGTATTATTACAAAACAAAATCAGAAAAATGAAACTAAATGGAGAATCATTTGAGCCATTTGTGGTGACATAA
- the ndhC gene encoding NADH-quinone oxidoreductase subunit A, which translates to MVVFVDSALIGFITFILVLIILPILMILGSWFLAPRNPNKIKLLPFESGEIYTTGTGRWSLIMQYYGYLLMFLIFDTLSIFIFLLTFVQTPEEIRSASILMLTFLGSLLITLPYGLSLSRRWELWKVQRYSES; encoded by the coding sequence ATGGTGGTATTTGTGGATAGTGCACTAATCGGCTTCATAACGTTTATTTTAGTACTAATCATACTGCCAATATTAATGATCTTAGGTTCATGGTTCCTCGCACCAAGAAATCCAAACAAAATTAAACTATTACCCTTTGAAAGCGGTGAAATATATACTACAGGAACTGGACGTTGGTCTCTAATAATGCAATATTATGGATACTTACTAATGTTTCTAATATTCGATACGCTCTCTATCTTTATCTTCCTATTAACATTTGTTCAAACTCCAGAAGAAATTAGAAGCGCATCAATTCTCATGCTAACATTTCTGGGTTCGCTGCTTATTACACTACCTTATGGTCTTAGCTTATCTAGGAGGTGGGAATTGTGGAAGGTACAGCGTTACTCGGAAAGTTAG
- a CDS encoding NAD(P)/FAD-dependent oxidoreductase has protein sequence MKTKVVIIGAGPAGSIAGYELARLGVDVTIIEMKNQIGVPVICGEFVPSYEELESVGFKVDGLKEIYNKFIDKPDIVVNRTDTIELSIENGRKFVFSYAGLIVDKDRMLQGIVKSAQDNGAKVLSGRRAVSINYDNGKYLVSAYLNDGVEIIESEYLVGADGLRGIIAKSLNFNNGFTKMDEALTCNQKMINVNSDPRVIKMVLTAKLAPGGYGWIIPKGNKEANVGVGIRSNVVDKYNVHELQKLFISKLPELTNAKISSPLLCKFIPVGGLAKEFVKGKAVLLGDAAGAVMPTNGGGIVPAMATGLIYAQEFIKDPTLNTFAKRMKREIGDFLSFSLKYRKIADELLFDERKLRRHTSYMSTNLMRDIVACRKNRVILTLAPLIKLMLRII, from the coding sequence ATGAAGACTAAGGTGGTAATAATCGGTGCTGGTCCAGCTGGTTCAATAGCAGGATATGAATTAGCTAGATTAGGTGTTGATGTAACCATTATTGAAATGAAAAATCAAATAGGTGTTCCAGTAATCTGTGGAGAATTTGTACCTAGTTATGAAGAGCTAGAGAGTGTAGGATTTAAAGTTGATGGGTTAAAAGAAATCTATAATAAGTTTATCGACAAACCTGATATTGTAGTCAATAGAACTGATACTATAGAGCTCAGCATAGAAAATGGCCGAAAATTTGTTTTCTCATATGCTGGACTTATTGTAGATAAAGATCGCATGCTCCAAGGAATAGTGAAGTCTGCTCAGGATAACGGTGCAAAAGTATTAAGTGGAAGAAGAGCTGTGAGTATTAATTATGATAACGGAAAGTATTTGGTTAGTGCGTATCTCAATGATGGTGTTGAGATCATTGAATCTGAATACCTAGTTGGTGCGGATGGACTTCGTGGCATAATTGCAAAGTCTCTCAATTTTAATAATGGTTTTACTAAAATGGATGAAGCTCTGACATGTAATCAAAAAATGATTAACGTAAATTCAGATCCAAGAGTTATTAAAATGGTATTGACAGCAAAATTAGCGCCTGGTGGTTATGGATGGATAATACCAAAGGGTAATAAGGAGGCTAATGTTGGAGTTGGGATCAGAAGTAATGTCGTTGATAAGTATAATGTTCACGAGCTACAAAAATTGTTTATTTCTAAGCTTCCTGAATTAACGAATGCCAAAATCTCTTCACCACTACTTTGTAAATTTATACCTGTTGGTGGATTAGCCAAGGAATTTGTTAAGGGTAAGGCAGTATTACTTGGAGATGCTGCAGGCGCAGTAATGCCTACTAATGGTGGAGGCATCGTTCCAGCAATGGCTACAGGATTAATATATGCTCAAGAGTTCATTAAGGATCCGACATTAAACACTTTTGCAAAACGAATGAAACGGGAAATCGGTGATTTCTTAAGCTTTTCACTGAAATATAGAAAAATTGCTGATGAACTTCTCTTTGATGAACGAAAATTAAGAAGACATACTAGTTATATGAGTACCAACTTGATGAGAGATATAGTAGCATGCAGAAAAAACAGAGTCATATTAACTTTAGCACCCTTAATAAAATTAATGTTACGAATTATCTAG